In Drosophila subpulchrella strain 33 F10 #4 breed RU33 chromosome X, RU_Dsub_v1.1 Primary Assembly, whole genome shotgun sequence, the DNA window TAAATCTTTGGGGAATTTACCTCTTGAGCCTTGACTTTCTGCACGTGTTCTAAATCAAACTTATCGCCCTCCAAAAGGTAAACGCGTTGCCAATATTGTTTGCATATTGTTTGCAGTTCGGCTGCGGTAAACGGTAACGGTAGCGGTAACAGTAGCGGTTACGAAACGGTAAACGTTTGACGTTTTTTGAGAAGACGTAACGAAAGTTCGTTTTGTATTGGAGTTTGCGAGTGTGTCGTTGTGGGTGTGTTGGTATTGGTgtttgttttgattgtatgtgTGCGTTTTGGGTAACGGATCAAAGAATAGAGATACAGATATAGCGTGAAAGATTTGGGAAAGTCAAATAGATATAGAGAGAAATAGTGGGGAAGAGAAAAGGATTGACATGGAAGTAAAGACAGTGACAGATATAGTTAGagatatagtcaaagatatagaaATAGATATAGACAGAAAGAGATAGATAGAAAGAGTGAGATTTAGAGACAGCGACAACGACGCATTGTTTGTTTCGATTCGAGTTTGGTTGTTCGTTTTTGGTTTGTTTGATTGTTCGATTGTTTGGTTGGCGCGTTTTCGAGAAAAAGAAGGATTAGATTAAGATTTGATTAATATAAAGTTATAGATTGAACTCGAGCTTTATCACCTACAAATGTTCTAAATGTAAGACAGTGTTGTGTATTCGTTTCTTGGTGCAACATGAAGTGTCTGTAGAAGTGTCAGTGTCTTCTGTGGTTTTCTTTGTGCGTGACTGTACTTCTGGGATGACTGTTCGTGCTTGGCCTAGCCTCTGGTCACACTAGTAAGTAAGCTGCACTTCCCTACCAATAACCGCTTAATAATCGTTTCTTCTTAAAATACTCTATCGTTTTGGTGGGTTAGTAGAAGCTATatcaaaaatacaaaaatagtACATGTGTTTTTCGCTACGACAAAAAGCCAAAAAACTTGTAGCCACAAAAAGCTTATAGCTAAAGCCGCAAAAAGCAAAAACGCACAAATTTGGTGACATCAAAAATAGGTATTGTCAGCATTTGTTGCATTCGGCTTGGGTTGTTAGTACTTGAAGGCTGCGTTGTTATTTTCGATCTTTCCTCTTTTGGGTCCGATCTTGAAGCTCTTATGTTACGGGTTAGCTGCGTTGACTAGGACTCTACTTTCTATATGGTATATACGATTTTCGGGTGCCCAAAACAcctcgattttttttttggtggggCCTCGTTTTCACAGCTCTcttccaaaaagaaaaaatatattttgttaacTACGATTTCTACAAAGTGCTTAGtttttggttgtttttttttgtccgccggacacacacacactagtGTATATATAGCTCCGAAATATTCGCATATATCTTTGGGCTGGTTGTGCTGCTGCCTCGGCTAGTGAAGTAAGTCTATGTATAGGTATAGTTATGGACAAGTTCTACGATCTGCGAGCGATTGAAACTATTGGAAACCGGAGCTGCTTGCCTCATAATCCTTTCTGGCTACTTCGTACTCGAGATCGAACTTTTCGGACTCCAGTTTCAGTATCTTACTGTGGTAGTCCTTACAAACACCCTGAATAGTATCTGCGGAACGAAGTGTGGTTATCAAAACGGTTCGATCTGGATAGGTGTTTGGGTGTGTGTTGGTTTTTCTTGGTGTGTGGCAGTGGGTGAGTgtgttttcggttttctttttttttttttttgtgaaacgAATCTACACGAGATATGAGACCTATTGAATGGAAGTATTCAGGTACCTGCATTATTAAACAGAACACATCCTCACTGGAGGGACATATAGAAAGAGACCTGTCATTAATTGGGTGAGTATACGGAGATACGGAGCTAACAGAGCTATTGAGTTTCTGTACAGTTTTTAGTGCCTGGGCAAATAACACTTTTCACGAACATATATTGAGTGTATTATACAGTAAACAGATTGAGAGTGAGATAGTGGtttagatatatagatatagatTTAGATATATAGAAAGAGACAGCTGACAGAAggtgtttttattgttgttgttaagCGTTAACTTTTGATTTTGATCGAGGATAGACTTAGGCGTATTTAGGTGGCGTATAAAAAGTTGGTGGTGTTCGTGTACCTCAACATCCTTGCGTTTAACAACATACTCAAGATCATATTTCTGGTCCTCCAATTTATTAATCCTGTCATAGTGTTGCTTGATCAGAGATTTGAGTGTGTCTGTTCACAATggggggttttttttttcggagTTTGGAGTGGTTCGGAGTTGGTTGTGGTATGGGGTGTTGGTAGTGTTGGAGtggggtgtgtgtgtgtgtgtggatcGATTGTGGATATAACGGACATGGGAGCGGCAAAAGAGAGATAGAGATAGAGACACATTTAGATACATGTTGCACACAGTGGTTCAGTTCAGgcattataaaaacaatggtTCCTCAGCGACGTCGAGATCCGATGTGGGAGGTCGGTTATCCTGtatgtgggtgtgtgtgtggtgtaTATGCAAAGTGTGGGTGTCTCCGGGTTGGTGTGGGTGTGGTTGTGGTTGTGGTTGTATGTGTGTATGCGATAGATGACACTTGTTCAACTTTCAGTTATCGATTTCAGTTTATGCTTCTCGACAGACGgatatatgatatgatacATATGATCCGCCTATCTGGTTTACTGATTGATATCGTTTATCTCGTTTATACGTTTATTCATCTTTTATTCTTGCTGCCCCGGTGCCCAGGTGCAAGGAAGTTCCTGGGGATCGCCCCGCACCTGGACACCGGGACCCTGACCACTCGGTTCGAGGACCGAGGCTACTCACCTTCGCTGGCATCGCTGAGATTCCTGGGGCTGCCGCAACGTTCTTCAATGATGCGTCTACGTTCAGCTGCTTTGCGTTCCTGTTCTTTCTTCAGCTCCTCAGCGGCCTTCTTACGCAGCAGCAACTGTGGATGGAAGGTGATATTGGTATTAGCAATGGGGTTTATTTATGGTTTTCAAGCTCTTCTTAAGAAACTTATTTGAGAGCACTTTCGTCTTGATTTCAAGAAGGTTTCTTCTAGATAAGTGAGAAGATGAGTTCCCAAACTAAGGTTATTTGATCTTTTCTTCTTTTGTTCACAATATTTCATTCTTTTTTACTTACCCTGAGTTTCTTCTTCCTCTCTGGGGTCATGAAACCCTTCTTGGCCTTCTTGGCCTTGGAGGCTTCCTCCATGCGCTTGCGCACCTCAGCACGCTTGCGCTCGATCTCAGCCTGTTTAGCCTTCTTAGCCTGCGAAACAAACGAACAATAATCCGGGGATCAGCACGGTTAACCGATATCCAAAACTGGACACAACACtagatatgtatatatattttttttttcgaatattCGAACACACAGCACGGAACTTGGACGTGGACTTGGACTTTGACGTGGAGTTAAACGGGCACACACGTACACAAGTGTACCTCCTCGGCCTTCACTTTGGGGTCGTTGGGATCCTTGGGCGGACCGGGGGgcgcggcggcggcggcagccgGAGCCTTGCCATTGGCCGCCGGTGCCTTGCCATTggccgccgctgctgccggAGCCGCCGGCTTGGCCGCCGCTGCCGGTGCCGCGGCCGGAGCTGCTGCCTTTTtctgaaaatacaaaaaaaccATGATAAGTTCGGAGTTAAGAAGGATTCACAGACAGAGGTGTAGGCCTGTCCTGGAGAAAAGTGCTGCAGTCtcatttataatttacttatacttttaaaaacattCTTTTAAGAATCCTTTGATCTATTCTTTAGATTGCAACTTTCTCCGGGCACAAACGACCTCAAAAAACAATTAGGGACAGCGAAAAGCACAGAGACATAGACACACACTAACGATAACAGACATAGCTTTCATTTCGACTTGACAGTTATCATTATCTGTGCTCCTTAGGTGAAAGGAAGAAATGGCTGGGATTTGCGGGGCTTGTCAAAGCGTAGCGATCCTGTGAAAGCAAGAGAAAGGCATTTTGTCTTTGGGTTGTATTTGTAATTGCATGGTTCCAAAGGCGGGGGCAGTAGAAACTTAAGGATCTGTTGGGAACACTCGGCTTACCTTTATCCAGATCCAGTCCAAGTTAGTCCCGTCCAAATCACTTCCATTTCCATATCCATTTCCGGTAACAGTTCGATAAATCCCCAAAAATAGTTAACTGCAGAAGAGGGGCAAAGGTTAATCCTACATGGGTCAAAGGGGTTTGGGTAAAGGGGCCCATCGGCGATACTCACCTCACCTCATCATCAGCCATTTTGATTTGTGTTTTTGGTTACTGAAAGGAAAAGAAATCGAGAGGTGAACTCAAGGAACTGGAACTGGAGGTGGATGGCGGATGGTGAATGGAAATGAGAATGTTAGATGACATCATTCCGATTGCCCTATATATACACGGCAATAGGTATAGACgccattaagtatatatatgtgttCCATAAATCagtcgctctctctctctctctcattCGCTCACGCCTACGATCTCTTTGGGGGCCCACAGTGCGTATGCGCAATGATACTGGCATATGCCgcatattacgtatacgcagcaTTGGCCCATGCCGTATATGGGGGGGCAACCCCAGCAAGACTCATTTTCCCGCTCTCTTTTCTATAGCTTTTCTTTCGTTGGCACATTTACTTTGGCGTGGGCGTCTGCCTGCCAGAAAAAGACCACACTATTGCTCGATTTTTCAGGTTCTCTCTTTGATATCCGATTTCAGATGAGTGCCGTAGAATCGAGTTGAAAGTGGGTAGAACCTCTAATGTTTTCTTATCTATACATATATTAGTAACTTatgctttttttaaattttatcagaTGAATGAACTCATTTCTAATAGAACTTTTATAGAGGTTTTGGgtaaacattaaaaaatatgaatatatgaaaatatttgtagCTTTTTATTGTTTACTAGTCTTTATAAAAGGTAATGTTACAACTCAATGGTTAGACAAGTAAGACGTAAAAGCCTAGAATATCCATTTGCAGCTAAAagatattaattatttaacaCTTTATGAAGTGCATAAGTTACCAAATAAATAGGCAGTAAAATTCTTAAAAGTTTGCTCTAGTAAAAGTATTCTTAAGCAATAAGAGATAAGGAATTTATGAAAATAATGGATATGATGATACATCTAAAAGTATCTACCAATAATATTTGTTGAATAAACTGATAGGCTTGAAAAGCTTTTTTCCTATTGACAGTTACGAAATAATGCAGAACTATTTTCCCCTATATTGTTTTCCACAATACCATATGGCCCAATAGAACGAAAAGCTAGGGGGCTAGGCGTATATTTAGCCCCGAAGAATTTGACTTGTCTTTGCGCACCTTAGCGAAGGTAAGGCGTGAAAATGTTCTGACAATGACGACCTTCGGATGGGTACACTGCGAAAAATGCAGAGCGAATTTAAGCATAGTCGAAGTCTCCATTTAGCATAGATCGCCGAGTAAGAGCGAATGAGATGGCTTCTATTGTATCTAGTATCTGtctgatttaaaaataaacctGTTGATAGATACACGAATTTCGGAGGCGAGAAATATGGCAGCTATTTATGATTCGCCGTAGAATTTGTTTATATGTTcacggcaaaaaaaaaatcaaattggAGCAACGAAATTCAAATCGAATATTAAATCCAAATGGGCGGAGAGTATTTATCCAGATATTTTTATAAGGTCGATATGTGCGTTTGTTTTTCTCGctacatgtgtgtgtgtgtgttataCGTgtgcgtgtatgtgtgtgtgtggttttTCTCTCTCGGGATTTTGTATTCTCGCTTTGTTCTATTTTCAGGCACTTGCTGAACATTTTCAGCTTTTTTGAAATGTATCTTGTATCTGTTGGATACATTTTTAGCTTTCTGCACGCACACTCACGCATACACGCacgcgcacacacacacactgcaACTTCTTACATAATTGGCAAGCCAAtcgaacaaaaaaaatttatttaaaaaaaattcaagtCAATATAACGTTGGATAGTTTCGTTGCATTTCTTGTTCATACACTAGTTAACTTTGATCACTTGAaaaaaatagcaaaaaaatatttgtaaaaaaaaacgttttaGAATCCTCTGGGCGCACGCACACGATTTTGGTCAGGTCCAGCTATATGTAAACCATATAAGAAAGGATTGAGGATTGCACATGTTTGTTATTCTTTccatttgcattttgcattttgcagttttctgttttctatttttccttttcggtTGTTCTTGCATtgttattttgttgttttcgATGATGTTTCTCCTTTCTTTCAGCTTTATTTGCTCCGTTGCTCAAGCACTCACCTTCAAGGaattagaaaaaaaagaaaaaaaattcgGCTGTGCTGTCGATCACACGAATCGGATGATACTGAACGACACAAAAAGACTGAACGGTCCGACGATCCACGGCAGACTATATTCTAGAGGCAGGCCATCCAACGGATACAGATACGGATCGTGGATCGTGGATGGGGATCGTTCGTatcgtttcgtttcgtttcgtgTCGTTTCGTAGCCGAAAGCTAACCGCCCACCTGCCCACCGTCCTTCGCAAATGggcgagagcgagagagagcgagagtgGTTTGGGGGGCCGGGGTTATGTATCTGGGCGTAAGGTCTAAAAATAGTCCCCCCAAAACTGACTGAGCATAGAGCCCAAAATCGAAATGGATACCGAAAAGTGTTCGGGCCACGCTCGGCGTCGTTTCCGAACGGATCCGAGTACCGATTCCACCGATCCCGATACCTTTCCCGTTCCCCCCCTTCGAACTGCAACCCGCATTGGCCCCAAAAACCCCCCGAAAAATACCGGTTGGAGGTTGGAGAATCTCTCTATTCTGTATCCGCATCTGTGTTCAAGAAATCCGTGTCTGCAGTCTGTGTGTGCTGGTGTAAACGGAGCCGCTTGGAATTCAATGCAATGGATATAAATAGGTTTTGCTCCAGTTGGGAGGCTACGCGATGGCAGTGCAGTCGGTCTATAGGAAAATCAGGGATGGCGACTGCCTGCAGTGCCGGCCTCGGGTTTCGCCAGCCCTGACCAAAAAGTCCAAAAGCCGGGGGAAAATTTAGACAATTCTGGGGAAATCCATAGACTACTAGTCTTTGGAGACCAAAGGAGATACGAAATAAAGACATTTCAACCCTAACTTATAAGTTTCCTTTAATCTAAGgagaaatatttaagaaatagAATATTTCCTTAAAATTCCCAACTTGTTTAGATTCCGAAATGTGGTTTTTTAGTCCCAAAAATCATTCATCTTATATTATCTCATaaggaaataaatatattgtaaggGGGAATTCCCTATATAATGCATTCGATCCTTAAACAGAATTTTGGGAgcttggtaaataaattactAAAGCttaagtaaataataaaatacatttctttatgaAATAATGCAATAATAGGTTAACAAATATTGAATACAGAATTACgaatgtaaaattaatttttttaatgctaTTTAAAGGGGGTTAATCTTATCTTCTACCTAACAAAGAAAATATCAGTTCCTAACTATCATATTTAAAGGAATGCAATTGAATATCTTCATAATCTTTTCGGTAAagcatttaataattttagtgATGATGATGGGGAAGGGGCAATCCTTTTGTTAAATTATAGAACTATCCACCCTCTATAAAATATAAAGAGATTTATTTTACGATAAAACACATATTCATCAAGACCTTCTAGTATTTATCATTCATTGGAACTATTCCGCTTATGTCAATTTAAGGTTTTCTTTAGACCAGGCCCCTTTGGACTTGATCTAGAAAAACTCTATTAACGATCTCCTTCATGTTTTTCGGCTATTTATCTTGAATGTTGTCCGCTGACATAACTATAAACTTGCGAATAGTGAATTTCAGCCGCATCGTACGTACATGCATACAT includes these proteins:
- the LOC119558258 gene encoding troponin I isoform X8 — protein: MADDEAKKAKQAEIERKRAEVRKRMEEASKAKKAKKGFMTPERKKKLRLLLRKKAAEELKKEQERKAAERRRIIEERCGSPRNLSDASEAELQTICKQYWQRVYLLEGDKFDLEHVQKVKAQEINDLNAQVNDLRGKFVKPALKKVSKYENKFAKLQKKAAEFNFRNQLKVVKKKEFTLEEEEKEKKPDWSKGKPGDAKVKEEVEAEA
- the LOC119558258 gene encoding troponin I isoform X11, which encodes MADDEAKKAKQAEIERKRAEVRKRMEEASKAKKAKKGFMTPERKKKLRLLLRKKAAEELKKEQERKAAERRRIIEERCGSPRNLSDASEAELQTICKQYWQRVYLLEGDKFDLEHVQKVKAQEINDLNAQVNDLRGKFVKPALKKVSKYENKFAKLQKKAAEFNFRNQLKVVKKKEFTLEEEEKEKKIKDAAVLTKAKK
- the LOC119558258 gene encoding troponin I isoform X3, with amino-acid sequence MADDEKKAAAPAAAPAAAAKPAAPAAAAANGKAPAANGKAPAAAAAAPPGPPKDPNDPKVKAEEAKKAKQAEIERKRAEVRKRMEEASKAKKAKKGFMTPERKKKLRLLLRKKAAEELKKEQERKAAERRRIIEERCGSPRNLSDASEAELQTICKQYWQRVYLLEGDKFDLEHVQKVKAQEINDLNAQVNDLRGKFVKPALKKVSKYENKFAKLQKKAAEFNFRNQLKVVKKKEFTLEEEEKEKKPDWSKGKPGDAKVKEEVEAEA
- the LOC119558258 gene encoding troponin I isoform X4: MADDEKKAAAPAAAPAAAAKPAAPAAAAANGKAPAANGKAPAAAAAAPPGPPKDPNDPKVKAEEAKKAKQAEIERKRAEVRKRMEEASKAKKAKKGFMTPERKKKLRLLLRKKAAEELKKEQERKAAERRRIIEERCGSPRNLSDASEDTIQGVCKDYHSKILKLESEKFDLEYEVARKDYEINDLNAQVNDLRGKFVKPALKKVSKYENKFAKLQKKAAEFNFRNQLKVVKKKEFTLEEEEKEKKPDWSKGKPGDAKVKEEVEAEA
- the LOC119558258 gene encoding troponin I isoform X9, whose amino-acid sequence is MADDEAKKAKQAEIERKRAEVRKRMEEASKAKKAKKGFMTPERKKKLRLLLRKKAAEELKKEQERKAAERRRIIEERCGSPRNLSDASEDTIQGVCKDYHSKILKLESEKFDLEYEVARKDYEINDLNAQVNDLRGKFVKPALKKVSKYENKFAKLQKKAAEFNFRNQLKVVKKKEFTLEEEEKEKKPDWSKGKPGDAKVKEEVEAEA
- the LOC119558258 gene encoding troponin I isoform X2 — protein: MADDEKKAAAPAAAPAAAAKPAAPAAAAANGKAPAANGKAPAAAAAAPPGPPKDPNDPKVKAEEAKKAKQAEIERKRAEVRKRMEEASKAKKAKKGFMTPERKKKLRLLLRKKAAEELKKEQERKAAERRRIIEERCGSPRNLSDASEDTLKSLIKQHYDRINKLEDQKYDLEYVVKRKDVEINDLNAQVNDLRGKFVKPALKKVSKYENKFAKLQKKAAEFNFRNQLKVVKKKEFTLEEEEKEKKPDWSKGKPGDAKVKEEVEAEA
- the LOC119558258 gene encoding troponin I isoform X7 — its product is MADDEAKKAKQAEIERKRAEVRKRMEEASKAKKAKKGFMTPERKKKLRLLLRKKAAEELKKEQERKAAERRRIIEERCGSPRNLSDASEDTLKSLIKQHYDRINKLEDQKYDLEYVVKRKDVEINDLNAQVNDLRGKFVKPALKKVSKYENKFAKLQKKAAEFNFRNQLKVVKKKEFTLEEEEKEKKPDWSKGKPGDAKVKEEVEAEA
- the LOC119558258 gene encoding troponin I isoform X10, coding for MADDEAKKAKQAEIERKRAEVRKRMEEASKAKKAKKGFMTPERKKKLRLLLRKKAAEELKKEQERKAAERRRIIEERCGSPRNLSDASEDTLKSLIKQHYDRINKLEDQKYDLEYVVKRKDVEINDLNAQVNDLRGKFVKPALKKVSKYENKFAKLQKKAAEFNFRNQLKVVKKKEFTLEEEEKEKKIKDAAVLTKAKK
- the LOC119558258 gene encoding troponin I isoform X5, whose product is MADDEKKAAAPAAAPAAAAKPAAPAAAAANGKAPAANGKAPAAAAAAPPGPPKDPNDPKVKAEEAKKAKQAEIERKRAEVRKRMEEASKAKKAKKGFMTPERKKKLRLLLRKKAAEELKKEQERKAAERRRIIEERCGSPRNLSDASEGELQEICEEYYERMYICEGQKWDLEYEVRKKDWEINDLNAQVNDLRGKFVKPALKKVSKYENKFAKLQKKAAEFNFRNQLKVVKKKEFTLEEEEKEKKIKDAAVLTKAKK
- the LOC119558258 gene encoding troponin I isoform X1; translated protein: MADDEKKAAAPAAAPAAAAKPAAPAAAAANGKAPAANGKAPAAAAAAPPGPPKDPNDPKVKAEEAKKAKQAEIERKRAEVRKRMEEASKAKKAKKGFMTPERKKKLRLLLRKKAAEELKKEQERKAAERRRIIEERCGSPRNLSDASEGELQEICEEYYERMYICEGQKWDLEYEVRKKDWEINDLNAQVNDLRGKFVKPALKKVSKYENKFAKLQKKAAEFNFRNQLKVVKKKEFTLEEEEKEKKPDWSKGKPGDAKVKEEVEAEA